One genomic window of Actinoalloteichus hoggarensis includes the following:
- a CDS encoding DUF3307 domain-containing protein, which produces MTSRAAVFAATFAVLFAAHQVADYWVQTDDQARNKGEPGSSGRRACAGHVASYTAVTAGALEIANAVLGLRVPVAGRVAVQAVSAATHYAADRREHGLMMQFARRCGKGAYLDNGGAAPMDQAWHIASLAVAAGVAAVSAQ; this is translated from the coding sequence ATGACGTCTCGGGCTGCGGTGTTCGCTGCGACGTTTGCAGTGCTCTTCGCCGCACACCAGGTGGCGGACTACTGGGTGCAGACCGACGACCAGGCCAGGAACAAGGGGGAGCCGGGTTCTTCGGGTCGTCGGGCGTGTGCGGGTCATGTGGCCTCGTACACGGCGGTGACCGCCGGTGCCCTGGAAATCGCGAACGCAGTGCTGGGCCTGCGGGTGCCGGTGGCGGGTCGGGTCGCTGTCCAGGCGGTGAGCGCGGCGACGCACTACGCGGCGGACCGCCGTGAGCACGGACTGATGATGCAGTTTGCGCGCAGGTGCGGCAAAGGTGCCTACCTCGACAACGGTGGGGCCGCACCGATGGATCAGGCGTGGCACATCGCGAGTCTGGCCGTGGCTGCTGGTGTGGCGGCGGTGAGCGCACAATGA